A region of the Gammaproteobacteria bacterium genome:
GGTAGAGCCGTGTTTGCTCATCACGATAAATCCATGATCGGGAATATTCTCAAGGCCTTCTACGGAACAATTCAGGCCGCAAATGACACGTAAACACCACAACGTGTAAGCAATCCAGAATCTGACTATACCGATACGAAAACTGAGCGGCATAAAAAAGGCAAGCGAAACGATGCTCGCGCAAATCAGCAGGACCGGCAGGAAAGTAATCCAGAATAAAGTCGAGCGCAGGACCAGCCAAAATTTGTATAGCGGATTCGGCACCTTTTAAATCTACCTGCGGCGCAGGGTATTTCGAACGAAGTGAGCCAGGTCATCGTAAACCGGCACATCGAGAGCTTCGGGATAGTTCTGCATGACGTACTCCCCCTTACCTGTTCGCACCAGCACCGGTTTCGCATTCGCCATTTTGGCCGCCCGAATATCACTGATATCGTCACCCACCAGCGGCGTTTGCGATAAATCGATTTCGAACTGCTGGGCAATCTGGAACAGTAATCCGGGCTTAGGTTTACGGCAAATGCAATTCGCTTCCGGTCCGTGCGGGCAATAGAAGATGCCGTCGACGCTGGCGCCCCGGGCTTCCAGCAGGCGCTGCATCTTGGCGTATGTTTGCGCCAGTTCATCTTCCGTATAAAGGCCGCGAGAAATACCCGAGTGGTTGGACGCGATCGCGACCAGATAACCCGCCTTCTTCAGTCTCTTGATAGCCTCGATACTGCCCGAAATCGGATCCC
Encoded here:
- the gmhB gene encoding D-glycero-beta-D-manno-heptose 1,7-bisphosphate 7-phosphatase; amino-acid sequence: MVILDRDGVINHVADDDVTTVDGWDPISGSIEAIKRLKKAGYLVAIASNHSGISRGLYTEDELAQTYAKMQRLLEARGASVDGIFYCPHGPEANCICRKPKPGLLFQIAQQFEIDLSQTPLVGDDISDIRAAKMANAKPVLVRTGKGEYVMQNYPEALDVPVYDDLAHFVRNTLRRR